A single region of the Gephyromycinifex aptenodytis genome encodes:
- the mmuM gene encoding homocysteine S-methyltransferase: MTWQIPAGLTISDGGLATQLERQGHDLSGTLWSAALLARDPQAIVAAHRAFLEAGSQVVTTASYQASFTGFSAAGIEEGEATRLMRLSVALARQAAEEHQNTSGQRAAVAASLGPYGAALADGSEYRGRYGLSGWQLRDWHARRLELLVNSGADLLAIETIPDAEEAQEIVGLLAGTGMPAWLAYTIDGEFTRAGQPLEEAFALVQGVEEIKAVGVNCCDPLDVLPAVRRAADSTSRPVVVYPNSGEGWDAAERVWTGSGHSLKQLAPAWVQAGARIIGGCCRVTPEQIRSLSGLGEDPS, translated from the coding sequence GTGACGTGGCAGATCCCTGCGGGCCTGACGATCAGCGACGGCGGTCTGGCGACCCAGTTGGAACGACAAGGCCATGACCTGTCCGGGACGCTGTGGTCGGCAGCGTTACTGGCGCGGGACCCGCAGGCGATCGTGGCCGCCCATCGCGCCTTCCTGGAAGCCGGTTCGCAGGTGGTGACGACGGCCAGCTACCAGGCCTCGTTCACCGGGTTCAGCGCCGCCGGAATCGAAGAGGGCGAGGCCACCAGGCTGATGCGGCTCTCGGTGGCACTTGCCCGACAGGCGGCGGAAGAACACCAGAACACGAGCGGACAGCGCGCCGCGGTGGCTGCTTCCCTCGGCCCCTACGGCGCGGCCTTGGCCGACGGATCGGAGTACCGCGGCCGCTATGGGCTCAGCGGCTGGCAACTGCGCGACTGGCATGCCCGTCGACTGGAACTCCTGGTGAACTCTGGCGCCGACCTGCTCGCCATCGAGACCATTCCCGATGCCGAGGAGGCGCAGGAGATCGTGGGGCTACTGGCCGGGACGGGGATGCCCGCCTGGCTCGCCTACACCATCGATGGCGAGTTCACCCGTGCCGGGCAGCCGCTGGAGGAGGCGTTCGCCCTGGTGCAGGGCGTCGAGGAGATCAAGGCCGTCGGGGTCAACTGCTGCGACCCGCTCGATGTCCTGCCCGCAGTCCGTCGCGCGGCCGATTCCACCAGCCGGCCGGTAGTCGTCTACCCGAACAGCGGTGAGGGCTGGGACGCGGCTGAGCGGGTCTGGACCGGCAGCGGCCACTCGTTGAAACAGTTGGCTCCGGCGTGGGTTCAGGCCGGAGCCCGCATCATCGGGGGCTGCTGCCGGGTCACCCCGGAACAGATTCGCAGCCTGTCCGGGCTGGGCGAAGATCCCAGCTAG
- the cobO gene encoding cob(I)yrinic acid a,c-diamide adenosyltransferase produces the protein MPQGQPAVIPDDGLTTRQRRNRPIVAVHTGVGKGKSTAAFGMALRGWNQGWRIGVFQFVKSAKWKVGEESVFQQLGQLHEQTGVGGPVEWHKMGAGWSWTRSSAGEDTEAAHAEHAREGWEEIKQRLADERHDLYVLDEFAYPLKWGWVDVEDVVQTLANRPGFQHVIITGRNADPRLIEAADLVTEMTKIKHPMDAGQKGQRGIEW, from the coding sequence ATGCCACAAGGCCAGCCCGCCGTCATCCCCGATGACGGTCTGACAACGCGCCAACGGCGTAACCGACCCATTGTCGCTGTGCACACCGGCGTCGGTAAAGGAAAGTCCACTGCTGCCTTCGGCATGGCCCTGCGCGGTTGGAACCAGGGTTGGCGCATCGGGGTGTTCCAGTTCGTGAAGTCCGCCAAGTGGAAGGTGGGCGAGGAATCGGTTTTCCAGCAGCTCGGCCAGTTGCACGAGCAGACTGGTGTGGGCGGACCGGTCGAGTGGCACAAGATGGGCGCGGGTTGGAGTTGGACCCGCAGCAGCGCCGGTGAAGACACTGAAGCGGCGCACGCCGAGCATGCTCGTGAGGGGTGGGAAGAGATCAAGCAGCGCCTGGCCGATGAGCGACACGACCTGTACGTGCTCGACGAGTTCGCCTACCCGTTGAAGTGGGGCTGGGTCGATGTGGAAGACGTCGTGCAGACCCTGGCCAACCGGCCCGGCTTCCAGCACGTCATCATCACCGGCCGCAACGCGGACCCTCGCCTCATCGAGGCTGCCGACCTGGTCACCGAGATGACCAAGATCAAACACCCCATGGACGCTGGCCAAAAGGGCCAGCGCGGAATCGAGTGGTGA